In Candidatus Cohnella colombiensis, one DNA window encodes the following:
- a CDS encoding ABC transporter ATP-binding protein: protein MNKPVIEFRDFSFHYRAQAAPTLHHINLTIYEGEKVLIVGPSGSGKSTLAHCLNGLAPFFYAGESTGSLLIQGDEQHRLGIAKLSDRIGTVLQDPDGQFVGLSVAEDIAFKLENRNVPQATMKSKVAEAARAVELNEFLGASPHSLSGGQKQRTTLGGVLVDDVDILLFDEPLANLDPRTGRSAIELIDQVRVQSGKTVIIIEHRLEDVLHRPVDRIIVMNEGKICADLHPDELLSSSILTETGIREPLYLTAMKYADCEIAPHLQPSHIDTVQLDSCKGKLQSWYEEYDLPDHHQEEETLLELKNVDFGYEDDSYVLQDVSLHFKQGEMVSIVGKNGAGKSTLSKLICGFYKPNRGQILYKGRDIAGDTIKERSQYVGYVMQNPNQMISKSMIFDEVAFGLVIRNVPETEITERVHAALKVCGLYEFRNWPISALSFGQKKRVTIASILVLNPEIIILDEPTAGQDFKHYNEMMEFLLALNHSGMTVVMITHDMHLMLEYAHRTIVLSDGRKLAEGTPAEVLTNPSTVKAANLKETSIYELAQKAAIDDAKEFVRRFIAYDRRKRAQ, encoded by the coding sequence TTGAACAAGCCAGTCATCGAATTTCGCGATTTCAGCTTTCATTATCGCGCGCAGGCAGCGCCTACGTTGCATCATATTAATCTCACGATTTATGAGGGAGAAAAGGTTCTGATCGTTGGACCATCGGGGTCGGGCAAGAGCACGCTCGCACATTGTCTCAACGGCCTTGCTCCTTTCTTTTATGCTGGGGAGTCAACGGGCTCTCTTCTCATTCAAGGTGATGAACAGCATCGATTGGGGATCGCGAAGCTTTCAGATCGGATTGGGACGGTGCTTCAGGACCCTGATGGTCAATTCGTAGGGCTCAGCGTAGCCGAGGATATTGCATTCAAGCTGGAAAATCGCAACGTACCGCAAGCGACGATGAAGAGTAAAGTGGCAGAAGCTGCGAGGGCGGTAGAACTCAACGAATTTCTTGGTGCATCGCCACATAGCTTATCCGGCGGTCAGAAGCAGCGAACGACACTCGGTGGCGTGCTTGTTGACGATGTTGATATATTGCTATTTGATGAACCGTTAGCGAATTTAGATCCACGTACAGGTCGCAGTGCGATTGAACTCATCGATCAAGTGCGCGTCCAATCGGGAAAGACAGTCATCATTATTGAACATCGGTTGGAGGATGTGCTTCATCGCCCCGTAGATCGGATTATTGTGATGAATGAAGGAAAGATCTGTGCGGATTTGCACCCGGATGAGCTGCTCAGCTCTAGTATTTTAACGGAGACGGGTATACGAGAGCCGCTCTATCTCACGGCGATGAAATATGCAGATTGTGAGATTGCCCCGCACTTGCAGCCTTCGCATATCGACACCGTTCAATTGGACTCTTGTAAGGGGAAGCTACAGTCATGGTATGAGGAATATGATCTTCCTGATCACCATCAGGAGGAAGAGACGTTACTTGAACTGAAGAACGTTGACTTTGGCTATGAGGATGACAGCTATGTGCTGCAGGATGTGTCCTTGCATTTCAAGCAGGGCGAGATGGTCAGTATCGTTGGGAAGAATGGGGCCGGAAAGTCGACGCTGTCGAAGCTGATTTGTGGCTTTTACAAGCCGAATCGGGGACAGATTCTGTATAAGGGTCGCGATATTGCGGGGGATACAATTAAGGAACGTTCGCAGTATGTGGGTTATGTCATGCAAAATCCGAACCAAATGATATCGAAGAGTATGATCTTCGATGAGGTGGCATTTGGGCTCGTTATTCGCAATGTTCCTGAGACAGAGATTACAGAACGTGTACATGCAGCGCTAAAGGTATGCGGGCTGTACGAATTTCGCAATTGGCCGATCTCGGCGCTTAGCTTCGGGCAGAAGAAACGGGTGACGATCGCTTCGATTCTGGTGCTGAATCCGGAAATTATTATTTTAGATGAACCGACTGCAGGTCAGGATTTCAAGCATTATAATGAAATGATGGAATTCCTGCTTGCACTTAATCATAGTGGAATGACGGTAGTGATGATCACGCACGATATGCACCTCATGCTGGAGTATGCACATCGTACGATCGTATTGTCAGACGGCCGCAAGCTGGCGGAAGGCACACCGGCAGAGGTGTTGACGAATCCGAGCACGGTGAAGGCAGCCAATTTAAAAGAAACATCAATCTATGAGTTAGCTCAAAAGGCAGCAATCGACGATGCGAAAGAGTTCGTACGTAGATTCATCGCGTATGATCGGAGGAAGCGTGCACAGTGA
- a CDS encoding ECF-type riboflavin transporter substrate-binding protein produces MASSKTLSVQTIVAIGIGSALFAILGRFGSIPSGLPDTNIETTYALLALFAVLYGPVAGLLIGLIGHTLKDLIFYPPPWFSWVIASAIVGLIIGLVARSIKVHDGQFGKKEIFQFNVFQAVAHGIAWFVVAPTLDVLIYAEPAAKSYTQGLVAGTANIVTTAILGTILIVAYAKTRTKQGSLTKEA; encoded by the coding sequence GTGGCATCTTCGAAAACATTGTCTGTTCAAACGATTGTCGCAATTGGTATCGGTTCTGCACTGTTCGCCATTCTAGGTCGATTCGGTTCAATCCCTTCTGGTTTACCTGACACGAACATTGAAACAACGTATGCATTGCTGGCATTATTCGCAGTATTGTATGGTCCGGTAGCGGGACTGTTGATCGGCTTGATCGGTCATACGTTGAAGGACTTAATCTTCTATCCCCCTCCTTGGTTTAGCTGGGTTATTGCATCGGCAATCGTCGGCCTTATTATCGGGCTTGTGGCAAGAAGCATCAAGGTGCATGATGGACAGTTCGGCAAGAAGGAAATTTTCCAATTCAATGTGTTTCAAGCTGTGGCACATGGGATTGCGTGGTTCGTTGTCGCACCGACGCTTGATGTATTGATATATGCAGAGCCGGCAGCCAAGTCATACACGCAGGGGCTAGTTGCAGGTACGGCGAACATTGTAACGACTGCTATACTCGGTACGATTCTCATAGTCGCTTACGCGAAGACGAGAACGAAGCAAGGCAGCTTAACGAAAGAAGCATAA
- a CDS encoding DUF1540 domain-containing protein gives MAKDVLCEVNSCKHWAPGNACNASSIYVVNNRSRQASNSEETDCRTFEPKM, from the coding sequence ATGGCTAAAGACGTACTATGCGAAGTTAACTCATGCAAGCACTGGGCGCCGGGTAACGCCTGCAACGCATCATCGATTTACGTCGTCAACAACCGTAGTAGGCAAGCCTCCAATTCAGAGGAAACCGACTGCCGAACATTCGAACCGAAAATGTAA
- a CDS encoding ABC transporter substrate-binding protein, with translation MERWTRKAIWIVFFLLFFLSVGCSTSTNPVSPSNLNNTDNVALNHNEQVQENTDNERQIVVGFSQLGSESDWRNANTRSIQDAAKEAGIELLFANAEQSQEKQFEAIRSFIEHKVDVIAVSPVIESGWEPILLEAKQAGIPVILSDRAVQVSDPSLYVTIIGSDFYEEGRKAGKYLIDKMRNETGPVGIVELQGTFGSSPSIERGRGFRDVIKDQENLTILQSEPADFTYEKGKEVMRAFLKERGSEIKVLFAHNDDMALGAIDVIEEYGLRPGKDIVIISVDGTRKAFEMMTEGKINAVVECNPLLGPMLMQAVGEIIAGRTLPKRIVPPESVFTEELAEKEVGNRQY, from the coding sequence ATGGAGAGATGGACAAGGAAGGCAATATGGATCGTGTTTTTCCTCCTATTCTTTCTTTCCGTGGGCTGCAGCACGTCAACTAATCCAGTGTCGCCTTCTAATTTGAACAATACGGACAATGTGGCCTTGAATCATAACGAACAAGTTCAAGAGAATACCGATAATGAGAGACAGATCGTCGTAGGCTTTTCACAGCTAGGGTCAGAAAGTGATTGGCGCAATGCAAATACGAGGTCGATTCAGGATGCTGCGAAGGAGGCAGGGATTGAGCTACTGTTTGCGAACGCTGAACAATCCCAGGAAAAGCAGTTCGAAGCCATCCGAAGTTTTATAGAACATAAGGTAGATGTAATTGCTGTATCTCCAGTTATAGAATCCGGTTGGGAACCTATATTGCTAGAGGCCAAACAAGCAGGAATTCCGGTTATCTTATCTGACCGTGCCGTACAAGTGAGCGATCCGTCGTTATATGTGACGATTATTGGCTCGGACTTCTATGAAGAAGGCCGTAAGGCAGGCAAATACTTGATTGATAAGATGCGCAATGAAACTGGACCTGTGGGCATTGTCGAATTGCAAGGCACCTTCGGGTCATCACCTTCAATCGAGCGAGGAAGAGGTTTTCGAGATGTAATTAAGGACCAAGAAAACTTAACGATATTGCAGTCAGAGCCGGCTGATTTTACCTACGAAAAAGGCAAAGAGGTCATGAGAGCTTTCTTAAAAGAACGCGGTAGTGAAATTAAGGTGCTGTTTGCGCATAATGATGATATGGCACTGGGCGCTATTGATGTCATAGAAGAATATGGGCTACGGCCAGGCAAAGATATCGTGATTATTTCAGTCGACGGTACGCGCAAAGCATTCGAAATGATGACCGAAGGAAAAATTAATGCTGTAGTGGAATGCAATCCGTTGCTGGGGCCAATGCTGATGCAAGCCGTTGGTGAGATAATAGCTGGAAGGACATTGCCTAAACGGATTGTTCCTCCTGAAAGTGTGTTTACGGAAGAGCTTGCGGAGAAGGAAGTCGGCAATCGTCAATATTAA
- a CDS encoding methyl-accepting chemotaxis protein: MTNSMSILRMLFRSPKRSVGTRLFVLFVCIISVLVGGVGFISYRIASDSLIRHIEASSEQTISLAGEKLDMKMQFYLNVANQLTNNSSFTKNLFQITIPDLGKEERERRSNEIQDLFDQLALSDPQIRDITLIPLEDEVNPVSTKREGLEIDQSAAWVEQVRAAQGKAVWLPITSNGYLGSDSKSLFAYGQLLGRNNIGSREFILLIQIETAMLEGMIRDVQISQGGVTAIVDASGRLMTSNQPAESLSSFKVPSVEARTGSIQLTEDTGSKLYAYRVSPISNWTVVGYTPLKELTGAIDQIGLLTLLAIAGCLLIAFIIGVWLIYMIGIPMNRMEALMSQAAHGDFRNRLRIKGKDELANVSEAFNRMMQQIGELVQETRQTVNEVGASSMQMEAAATKTAQSAVEISIASDQIAQGAVELASNADRSNQRVELMGERLADALKLQDIMAASAEEVNGVCRNSRVTVDELIAKSTESEQRFHTVSTRIDGLSNSTQAIYAMLQFMTDLSKRIKILSLNASIEATRSGAMGAGFRVIADEIRKLAEQSGASIGQVGQLTETIHEEMSATVLAMTDARSIFKQLIGEVHSVHRVFEIVQTQMDRLINGSIDVTSAIKHLNETQGILVASIQEVSAVSQQSSASSEQVASLCVAQSIVGEELVLLSEQLKVSSFKLNNQMTNFQVE; encoded by the coding sequence ATGACCAATAGCATGAGTATATTGCGCATGTTATTCAGATCGCCTAAACGATCTGTCGGTACGAGGTTATTTGTATTGTTTGTTTGCATTATATCCGTATTGGTGGGGGGAGTCGGATTTATTTCCTACCGAATCGCCAGCGATTCACTTATTAGGCACATAGAAGCCAGTTCGGAGCAAACGATCTCCCTCGCTGGGGAAAAGCTGGATATGAAGATGCAATTCTATTTAAATGTAGCAAACCAACTCACGAATAATAGCAGCTTTACCAAAAATCTATTTCAAATTACGATCCCAGATTTGGGCAAAGAGGAACGTGAACGTAGATCAAATGAAATCCAGGATCTCTTTGACCAGCTTGCCCTTAGTGATCCTCAAATTCGGGATATCACTTTGATTCCATTAGAGGATGAAGTGAATCCGGTGAGCACCAAAAGAGAAGGGCTTGAGATTGATCAATCTGCAGCCTGGGTCGAACAAGTTCGCGCGGCGCAAGGCAAAGCAGTATGGCTACCTATCACATCGAATGGGTATTTGGGAAGCGACTCCAAGTCATTGTTTGCTTACGGACAGCTATTGGGCAGGAATAATATTGGATCACGCGAATTTATACTGTTGATTCAGATTGAAACGGCTATGCTTGAAGGGATGATTCGTGATGTCCAAATCAGTCAAGGTGGAGTGACAGCAATTGTTGACGCTTCGGGCAGGCTGATGACAAGTAATCAGCCAGCGGAATCTTTAAGTAGCTTTAAAGTGCCGAGTGTAGAAGCTCGTACAGGGAGCATTCAACTGACAGAGGATACAGGGAGTAAGCTGTACGCATATCGTGTTTCACCGATTAGCAATTGGACGGTCGTTGGTTATACGCCACTTAAGGAGCTTACCGGTGCAATTGACCAAATCGGATTACTTACGCTACTAGCAATTGCGGGATGCTTACTTATCGCTTTTATAATCGGTGTTTGGTTGATCTATATGATTGGCATTCCGATGAATCGAATGGAAGCTTTAATGAGCCAAGCTGCGCATGGAGATTTCAGGAACCGTCTGAGGATTAAAGGGAAAGACGAGTTGGCTAATGTTTCTGAAGCATTTAACCGGATGATGCAACAGATTGGGGAGCTTGTTCAGGAAACACGTCAAACGGTTAATGAAGTGGGCGCATCCAGTATGCAAATGGAGGCTGCAGCTACGAAGACTGCGCAATCTGCAGTAGAGATCAGCATAGCTAGTGATCAGATTGCACAAGGTGCGGTAGAGCTTGCTTCCAATGCTGATCGGAGCAACCAGCGCGTTGAGTTAATGGGTGAACGACTAGCTGATGCGCTGAAGCTCCAAGATATAATGGCGGCATCGGCAGAGGAAGTAAATGGTGTATGTCGAAATAGTCGAGTAACAGTAGATGAATTGATCGCCAAAAGTACGGAATCTGAACAACGGTTCCACACCGTCAGCACTCGGATTGACGGGCTTAGCAATAGCACCCAAGCGATCTATGCCATGCTCCAATTCATGACAGATCTATCCAAGCGAATTAAGATATTATCATTGAATGCCTCAATTGAAGCTACGAGATCAGGTGCAATGGGAGCTGGCTTTAGAGTCATTGCTGATGAGATCCGTAAGCTTGCCGAGCAGTCCGGCGCTTCTATTGGACAAGTAGGACAATTGACGGAGACGATACATGAAGAGATGTCCGCAACCGTATTAGCTATGACAGATGCACGATCGATATTCAAACAATTGATCGGTGAAGTTCATTCAGTCCATCGTGTGTTTGAAATCGTTCAAACTCAAATGGATCGACTGATTAACGGATCAATCGATGTCACTAGTGCAATCAAGCACTTGAATGAAACACAAGGGATTCTGGTTGCATCGATTCAAGAAGTGTCCGCAGTTTCTCAGCAATCCTCGGCATCCTCTGAGCAGGTCGCATCATTGTGTGTTGCTCAGTCTATCGTTGGTGAGGAACTTGTATTGTTGTCGGAACAATTGAAGGTGTCGTCATTCAAGCTCAATAATCAAATGACAAATTTTCAGGTAGAATAA
- the yjfF gene encoding sugar ABC transporter permease YjfF, protein MFKRQYIPILVTVGLFILLFIAGSFRYTGFFSTQVLFNLLIDNSFLLIVGVGMTFVILTGGIDLSVGSVVALTTMLSASLIQHQGWPPIIVIPIVLAVGIAFGWAMGAIIHYFNIQPFIVTLAGMFLARGLCYVISINTITIDNSFYTNMAQTKIKIPGGSYISISVIIAVVVVLLAIYMAHYTRFGRNTYAIGGNEQSSLLMGLPVGRTKMMIYAFSGFCSALGGVVFTFYMLSGYGLHAVGLELDAIAAVVIGGTLLTGGIGYVVGTFFGVMIQGVIQTIINFEGTLSSWWTKIVIGMLLFLFIVLQRVLGGRASTRNMK, encoded by the coding sequence GTGTTTAAACGACAGTACATTCCGATCCTAGTTACGGTAGGGTTGTTTATTCTATTATTTATCGCCGGTTCCTTTCGCTATACCGGGTTCTTTTCTACCCAAGTATTGTTTAACCTGCTAATTGACAATTCATTTCTATTAATCGTTGGAGTCGGTATGACCTTCGTTATTTTAACAGGTGGAATCGATCTATCCGTAGGCTCAGTAGTCGCACTCACGACGATGCTCTCTGCCAGCTTAATTCAACACCAGGGATGGCCACCCATCATTGTCATTCCAATAGTTCTCGCTGTTGGCATCGCCTTCGGATGGGCAATGGGTGCGATTATTCATTACTTTAACATTCAACCGTTTATTGTGACGCTTGCAGGCATGTTCCTTGCAAGGGGTTTATGTTATGTCATTAGCATTAATACAATCACCATCGATAACTCCTTCTATACGAATATGGCGCAGACCAAAATTAAGATACCTGGAGGCAGCTATATTTCAATTAGCGTGATTATAGCGGTTGTTGTGGTTCTATTAGCGATTTACATGGCGCATTACACACGGTTCGGACGTAATACTTACGCTATCGGTGGCAATGAACAATCTTCATTGCTGATGGGGTTGCCTGTCGGTAGAACAAAGATGATGATCTATGCATTCAGCGGATTTTGTTCCGCACTTGGTGGCGTTGTATTTACTTTCTATATGTTATCAGGTTACGGCTTGCATGCGGTTGGATTGGAATTGGACGCTATAGCAGCCGTTGTCATTGGTGGCACGCTATTAACTGGCGGCATTGGCTATGTAGTAGGAACGTTCTTCGGGGTGATGATTCAAGGGGTAATCCAAACGATCATAAACTTCGAAGGGACGCTCAGCTCTTGGTGGACGAAAATCGTAATCGGGATGTTGTTGTTCTTATTTATTGTGCTACAACGAGTTCTAGGAGGGAGAGCTTCCACTCGCAATATGAAGTGA
- a CDS encoding ABC transporter permease, with product MWNKMTRHHLFWPLAVLVALLLFNLIYKPSFFSIRIQGGHLYGSLIDILNFGSPLILVAIGMTLVIATKGIDLSVGSIVAISGAIACLTISKGADQGSLSLIIIAIAISLGLAIVLGIWNGILVAGVGIQAIIATLILMVAGRGIAQLITGGQIITVTSNSYKFVGAGWLLMLPFSIFIVAVVFLFAIWVTRKTALGLFIESVGCNPLASRIAGIRSKSVIIAVYMFCALCAGIAGILLSSNVSSADGNNAGLWYELDAILAVVIGGTSLNGGRFYLSGTLVGALIIQTLTTTIYMIGVPPEITLVVKAFVVFGVCLIQSEAFRKQLARLWQTRHYTAEREVNRRV from the coding sequence ATGTGGAATAAAATGACTAGGCATCACTTGTTTTGGCCATTAGCAGTATTGGTGGCTTTGTTGTTATTTAATTTGATTTACAAACCGAGTTTCTTTTCCATTCGAATCCAGGGTGGACATCTTTACGGTAGCTTAATTGATATCTTAAATTTTGGATCCCCTCTTATTCTTGTTGCAATAGGAATGACGCTAGTTATCGCAACGAAAGGAATCGACCTATCCGTCGGCTCCATAGTAGCGATATCAGGTGCGATTGCCTGTCTGACCATTAGTAAAGGGGCCGATCAGGGCTCATTAAGCCTAATTATAATCGCTATCGCAATTTCTCTAGGTCTAGCAATCGTACTAGGCATATGGAATGGCATCTTAGTTGCTGGTGTCGGAATTCAAGCGATTATAGCCACATTGATCCTCATGGTTGCAGGGCGCGGAATTGCTCAGCTGATAACAGGGGGACAAATTATTACGGTGACGAGCAATTCATATAAATTTGTCGGCGCAGGCTGGTTATTGATGCTACCCTTCTCTATCTTTATCGTTGCAGTCGTATTTTTGTTTGCGATATGGGTGACACGCAAAACTGCACTTGGTTTATTTATTGAATCGGTAGGCTGCAATCCTTTAGCTAGCCGGATAGCAGGCATCCGTTCGAAATCGGTCATCATCGCTGTCTATATGTTCTGTGCATTGTGTGCGGGCATAGCAGGTATATTGCTTAGCTCTAATGTTTCTAGTGCCGATGGAAACAATGCTGGCTTATGGTATGAACTTGATGCCATTCTCGCAGTGGTCATTGGCGGAACTTCTTTGAATGGCGGTCGATTCTATCTATCTGGAACACTAGTAGGAGCATTAATTATTCAAACGCTGACTACAACGATTTATATGATCGGTGTACCTCCGGAAATCACATTGGTTGTAAAGGCATTCGTCGTTTTTGGAGTTTGTTTGATCCAATCTGAAGCATTCCGCAAGCAACTGGCAAGGCTGTGGCAGACACGCCATTATACAGCAGAAAGAGAGGTGAATCGGCGTGTTTAA
- a CDS encoding sugar ABC transporter ATP-binding protein, which produces MENNQPILQMKGIHKRFLGVHALKGVDFRLFPGEVHALMGENGAGKSTLIKVLTGVYSYDEGSAELEGNRLSIVSPFEAQEAGISTVYQEVNLCPNLSVAENIFIGREPRRFGKILWKEMNRKAEQLLKERLHIEIDVTLPLESYSVAIQQMVAIARALNISAKVLILDEPTSSLDRSEVQELFEVIRKLKQQNLAILFVTHFLDQVYEITDRITILRNGEFIGEYMTKELPRIELVLKMIGKDLELLADLPKSTAESDNIGGVFLKASGLGRKGSIEPFDLTIHSGEIVGLAGLLGSGRTEIARLLFGADHADTGQLQIAGDRGLMDSPRQAIQKGIAFCSENRKTEGIIDELTVRENIILALQANRGWFRTISRKRQDEIADEYIKALNINPPNPEHLVRNLSGGNQQKVILARWLLMQPKLLILDEPTRGIDVGAKAEIQKLVKALSRKGMAVLFISSEMEEVLRVSDTIAILRDRKIVQQIADDEISHHNVMQAIAGG; this is translated from the coding sequence ATGGAGAATAATCAGCCCATTCTACAAATGAAAGGAATTCACAAGCGATTTCTGGGTGTGCATGCTTTAAAAGGTGTTGATTTTCGGCTATTTCCTGGTGAAGTTCATGCGCTTATGGGGGAGAATGGTGCAGGGAAGTCAACGCTTATTAAAGTATTGACAGGGGTCTACTCATACGACGAAGGAAGTGCTGAACTGGAGGGGAATCGACTATCTATCGTTAGTCCGTTCGAGGCTCAAGAAGCTGGGATCAGCACGGTGTATCAAGAAGTTAACTTGTGTCCCAATCTTTCAGTAGCGGAAAACATCTTTATCGGAAGAGAACCTCGTCGTTTCGGCAAAATATTGTGGAAGGAAATGAACAGGAAAGCGGAGCAGCTCTTGAAAGAGCGCCTTCATATCGAAATCGATGTTACTCTTCCGCTGGAGAGCTACTCAGTTGCCATTCAACAGATGGTGGCGATTGCTCGGGCGCTCAACATTTCTGCTAAAGTGCTCATTCTAGACGAGCCTACTTCAAGCTTAGATCGAAGCGAGGTTCAGGAGCTGTTCGAGGTAATCAGGAAGCTGAAGCAGCAAAACTTGGCCATCTTGTTTGTTACGCATTTTTTGGATCAAGTATATGAGATTACCGATCGGATAACGATACTCCGGAACGGCGAGTTCATCGGTGAATATATGACAAAGGAGCTTCCGCGAATCGAATTGGTCTTAAAGATGATCGGCAAGGATCTGGAACTGCTTGCAGACCTTCCGAAGTCAACTGCAGAAAGCGACAACATCGGGGGGGTATTCCTGAAGGCGTCTGGCTTGGGACGAAAAGGTTCAATTGAACCTTTTGATTTGACAATTCACAGTGGAGAAATTGTTGGATTGGCGGGGCTACTAGGTTCAGGGCGTACCGAAATAGCGAGATTGCTGTTCGGAGCGGATCATGCGGATACTGGACAGCTCCAGATCGCTGGAGACCGGGGCTTGATGGACTCACCGCGTCAAGCGATTCAGAAGGGAATTGCCTTTTGTTCGGAAAACCGAAAGACAGAAGGAATCATTGATGAACTCACTGTGCGTGAAAATATCATTTTAGCGCTTCAAGCGAATCGTGGCTGGTTTAGAACGATATCAAGAAAGCGTCAGGATGAAATCGCTGACGAGTATATTAAAGCATTGAATATTAATCCACCGAACCCGGAGCATTTAGTACGTAATTTAAGTGGCGGTAATCAGCAAAAGGTAATTCTCGCGCGATGGCTTTTGATGCAGCCGAAGCTGTTAATCCTTGATGAGCCGACGAGAGGGATTGACGTTGGGGCGAAGGCCGAGATCCAGAAGCTAGTTAAAGCATTGTCGAGGAAGGGAATGGCAGTCTTATTTATCTCTTCCGAAATGGAAGAAGTGCTGCGTGTGAGTGACACAATTGCGATACTTCGCGACCGAAAGATCGTACAGCAAATCGCAGACGATGAAATCAGTCATCACAATGTCATGCAGGCTATAGCAGGGGGATGA
- a CDS encoding ABC transporter substrate-binding protein, which translates to MKKFGKTGALLALALLMLFAVACGSNNASNKDNAGNSAPANSKDSGQAAVDKKVVLGFSQVGAESGWRSANTDSIKESAADAGFDLKFSDAQQKQENQIKAIRSFIQQKVDVIAFSPVVESGWDTVLKEAKDANIPVILTDRAVDSKDTSLYKTFIGSDFVEEGRSAGKWLVEQFKDATGDINIVELQGTTGSAPAIDRKTGFEEMIKSNPHLKIIASQTGDFTRAKGKEVMQSFLQSNKNINVLYAHNDDMGLGAIQAIEAAGLVPGKDIIIITVDAVKDGMTAAAEGKINYIVECNPLLGPQLMQAVNDVLAGREIPQRIVTEEGTFTSAEAKTALPDRKY; encoded by the coding sequence ATGAAGAAGTTTGGAAAGACAGGGGCATTACTTGCACTCGCACTACTCATGTTATTTGCAGTGGCATGTGGCAGCAACAATGCAAGCAATAAGGATAACGCGGGGAACAGCGCCCCAGCTAATAGCAAGGACAGTGGGCAGGCAGCAGTAGATAAAAAGGTTGTACTAGGGTTTTCGCAAGTTGGTGCAGAGAGCGGGTGGAGATCGGCCAACACGGACTCCATTAAGGAGTCTGCTGCTGATGCAGGGTTCGATTTGAAATTTTCCGATGCGCAGCAAAAGCAAGAAAATCAAATTAAAGCAATTCGTTCTTTCATTCAGCAAAAAGTAGATGTAATTGCATTCTCGCCAGTCGTTGAATCCGGTTGGGACACCGTACTGAAAGAAGCGAAGGATGCTAATATCCCTGTTATCTTGACAGACCGTGCAGTAGATTCCAAGGATACCTCCTTATACAAAACTTTCATCGGATCTGATTTCGTAGAAGAAGGACGCAGTGCAGGCAAATGGCTCGTTGAACAATTCAAGGATGCAACAGGAGACATCAATATTGTTGAGCTTCAAGGGACGACAGGCTCTGCTCCAGCAATTGATCGCAAAACGGGCTTTGAAGAAATGATTAAAAGTAATCCGCATTTGAAAATTATCGCTTCGCAAACAGGTGATTTCACTCGTGCTAAGGGTAAAGAGGTTATGCAATCGTTCCTGCAGTCAAATAAAAATATCAATGTGCTTTACGCACATAACGACGATATGGGTCTTGGCGCAATTCAAGCCATTGAAGCTGCAGGACTAGTACCAGGTAAAGATATTATTATCATTACGGTTGATGCAGTTAAGGACGGAATGACGGCAGCTGCCGAAGGGAAAATCAACTACATCGTTGAGTGTAATCCGTTGCTCGGACCTCAATTGATGCAAGCGGTGAACGATGTATTGGCAGGTAGAGAAATTCCACAAAGGATCGTGACTGAAGAGGGAACATTTACTTCTGCTGAAGCGAAGACCGCTCTGCCAGATCGTAAGTATTAA